A single region of the Palaeococcus ferrophilus DSM 13482 genome encodes:
- a CDS encoding DUF2341 domain-containing protein gives MKRRGFLLNSAVLVLLIPMLLLLATYEDVSSQIIRAQSERTQVERTYNVVTFLDLDFQKALEISGKRAVVAVVDYVAVTGRFISPNYMVNNTIADLILTGNSSSITGYDLSRTIEDQTIAVWLSNVTTLLQNQGYTLSSTSDILSSLELEVAPLDAFTVVIKARIPQVTIADASGKVVYTGPVPSSGGYAYSTVDIRGLEDPVFSAMTGGRYQRSVRACEYSFPELAPPFKVLNGNGSSSSDHYIGLLSQVPEAGKILFGSTYVDGADAYVLEEGDPNVTTRPIIVNTTRNGLSVDPGRVFNEGDMGVLVFGNTSLGSLGWCSSLNYRFNLTVTNGMGVDLSDYQIPILISSSKLANGSLVDFLFQHAGNDGNSDIFKNGASIAIYDQDCNPVPFWIEYWDPTNEKALIWIRDSLTNGESKTYSLYFGSGAPTKGNGDDVFIFFDDFEDGTWDDKWASVERTPLISSGELYFDGGNNVEAIRTATDIGYFGSYAVRFRMKGDKNQDWDSGIGVYDSGGYMLLFTDDYSGSGDGLAVHRPWWSYYTLGDSGRADVQTYHVYEAIMVEGGSYYDAAFRDALDENGNVLTRRNDDTYSRTYVQPLRYLYLVTDSDNSNRRPYYDYIFIRKYPQSNGISLEDSSYFSGISLSTGSVEQIPVSSNGAVLPSRAYDIQPLIDCLLDQRYFGITDGWSFFERLEGSDQNHDAYVALAHAMQDEMNYKYGDEYYPIGLVSFMIPHANYDNKLLSLMLTLGFPVTDVSSADYYFLDYYAGSGNKVTGYKVWGISYGTYSLGNLDEVPFYLDEDTALALLGEQGANDLLKR, from the coding sequence ATGAAGCGGAGAGGATTCCTCCTTAACTCGGCCGTTCTCGTCCTTTTAATCCCCATGCTGCTTCTCTTGGCTACGTATGAGGACGTCTCCTCTCAGATCATCCGTGCCCAGAGCGAGAGAACGCAGGTTGAGAGAACCTACAATGTAGTAACGTTCCTCGACCTCGATTTTCAAAAGGCCTTGGAAATCTCGGGCAAGAGGGCCGTCGTGGCCGTTGTGGACTACGTCGCCGTCACCGGAAGGTTCATAAGCCCGAACTACATGGTCAACAACACCATAGCAGACCTAATCCTCACTGGCAATTCCTCATCAATCACCGGGTACGACCTCAGCAGAACAATTGAAGACCAGACTATAGCGGTGTGGCTGTCGAACGTAACGACACTACTCCAGAATCAGGGGTACACCCTCTCCTCCACCTCGGACATCCTCTCATCGCTTGAACTTGAGGTGGCACCGCTGGATGCGTTCACCGTCGTAATAAAGGCAAGGATTCCCCAAGTGACCATAGCGGACGCCTCGGGGAAGGTGGTTTACACCGGCCCGGTGCCTTCCTCAGGTGGTTACGCCTACTCCACCGTAGACATAAGGGGTCTTGAGGACCCGGTGTTCTCGGCCATGACGGGGGGCAGGTATCAGCGCTCCGTGAGGGCGTGTGAGTATTCCTTCCCTGAACTGGCCCCGCCCTTCAAAGTGCTCAATGGAAACGGCTCCTCCTCATCGGATCACTACATAGGCCTACTATCCCAGGTACCCGAGGCAGGTAAGATACTCTTCGGGAGCACTTACGTTGATGGTGCCGACGCGTACGTGCTTGAGGAGGGTGACCCCAACGTCACTACCAGGCCGATAATCGTCAACACGACCCGTAATGGGCTTTCCGTGGATCCCGGTAGGGTGTTTAATGAGGGGGACATGGGAGTCCTCGTCTTCGGGAATACTTCCCTAGGAAGCCTGGGATGGTGCAGCTCTCTGAACTATCGCTTTAATCTTACGGTCACCAATGGGATGGGCGTTGATCTCTCGGATTACCAGATTCCCATACTCATTTCCTCATCCAAATTAGCCAACGGGTCGCTCGTAGACTTCCTCTTCCAGCACGCTGGGAATGATGGCAATTCGGACATATTTAAAAATGGGGCAAGCATTGCGATATATGACCAGGACTGCAACCCCGTTCCTTTCTGGATTGAGTACTGGGATCCGACCAACGAGAAGGCGCTTATATGGATCAGAGACTCACTAACAAACGGGGAATCCAAAACGTACTCACTCTACTTTGGCTCAGGGGCACCGACCAAGGGCAACGGTGATGACGTTTTCATATTCTTCGACGACTTTGAGGACGGGACGTGGGACGATAAGTGGGCCAGCGTTGAGAGAACCCCCTTGATTTCCAGTGGGGAACTCTACTTTGATGGCGGTAACAATGTGGAAGCAATAAGAACGGCCACGGATATTGGATACTTTGGCTCCTACGCCGTGAGGTTCAGGATGAAGGGCGACAAAAACCAGGATTGGGACAGCGGTATTGGGGTTTACGATTCGGGTGGCTACATGCTGCTGTTTACGGATGACTACTCGGGCAGCGGTGATGGTCTTGCGGTTCACAGACCGTGGTGGAGTTATTATACGTTGGGGGACAGCGGCAGGGCCGATGTACAGACGTACCATGTATACGAGGCCATCATGGTGGAAGGAGGGTCGTACTATGATGCGGCGTTTAGAGATGCACTCGACGAAAACGGGAACGTATTAACCAGAAGGAACGACGATACTTACAGCCGCACATACGTCCAGCCCCTTAGGTACCTGTACCTGGTCACGGATAGTGACAACTCCAATAGACGGCCATATTACGATTACATCTTTATCAGGAAATATCCCCAAAGCAACGGAATCTCCCTGGAGGACTCTTCATATTTCAGCGGCATCTCCCTCTCAACGGGGAGTGTCGAGCAGATACCCGTGTCTTCAAACGGGGCCGTACTCCCGTCGAGGGCCTACGACATCCAGCCCCTCATTGACTGCCTCCTTGATCAGCGCTACTTTGGAATAACGGACGGCTGGTCGTTCTTCGAGCGCCTCGAGGGAAGCGACCAGAACCACGACGCTTACGTTGCCCTCGCTCACGCCATGCAGGACGAGATGAACTACAAGTACGGGGATGAGTACTACCCGATAGGCCTCGTCAGCTTCATGATACCCCACGCGAACTACGACAATAAGCTGTTGAGCCTTATGCTAACGCTGGGTTTCCCGGTTACGGACGTGAGCAGTGCTGACTACTACTTCCTCGACTACTACGCGGGGAGCGGCAACAAAGTAACGGGGTACAAGGTGTGGGGCATCTCCTACGGCACATATTCCCTTGGCAACCTTGATGAGGTGCCTTTCTACCTCGACGAGGACACCGCGCTGGCGCTGCTCGGTGAGCAGGGTGCGAACGACCTGCTGAAGAGGTGA